The following are encoded together in the Pseudodesulfovibrio indicus genome:
- a CDS encoding molybdenum cofactor biosynthesis protein MoaE, with translation MDINKALADLKKEPGFADNVGMMLVHNGVVRGWSRKDKGEVVAIEITPDYEKMEEIRQEIEAREGIFRAVAHANAGRMVPGDDVLFLIVAGDIRENVKPALADFLDRVKAEAVTKKEIFA, from the coding sequence ATGGATATCAATAAGGCCCTGGCCGATCTGAAGAAGGAACCCGGTTTTGCCGACAACGTGGGCATGATGCTGGTCCACAACGGCGTCGTCCGAGGCTGGTCCCGCAAGGACAAGGGCGAGGTCGTGGCCATCGAGATCACTCCCGACTATGAGAAGATGGAGGAGATCCGGCAGGAGATCGAGGCCCGCGAGGGCATCTTCCGGGCCGTGGCTCACGCCAACGCGGGCCGCATGGTCCCGGGCGACGACGTCCTCTTCCTCATCGTGGCCGGCGACATCCGCGAGAACGTCAAGCCCGCCCTGGCGGACTTCCTCGACCGGGTCAAGGCCGAGGCCGTGACCAAGAAAGAAATCTTCGCGTAG
- a CDS encoding TetR/AcrR family transcriptional regulator has protein sequence MNESPDVNTKTALLLAAMEVFADKGFDSATVRDICGLAKANVAAVNYHYGSKDGLYASVLEEIFPKGEEWSSEDNRGLPVEERLRKFVKGLAEEIYLQSTGQIAQKWAIFLREMAKPSKNLDIIVQHQVQPRANELRDILSELLGPDTPDRTLAYCSSNIWALMLDHLLTRPILDRLTPHRPSLEVNVDDFVDHVVSFSLGGIMAVKK, from the coding sequence ATGAACGAATCCCCGGACGTCAATACCAAAACCGCGCTTTTGCTCGCCGCCATGGAGGTTTTCGCCGACAAGGGCTTCGATTCGGCCACCGTGCGCGACATCTGCGGCCTGGCCAAGGCCAACGTGGCCGCCGTCAACTACCATTACGGCAGCAAGGACGGCCTGTACGCCTCGGTCCTGGAGGAAATCTTCCCCAAGGGCGAGGAGTGGAGCTCGGAGGACAACCGGGGGTTGCCCGTTGAGGAGCGGCTGAGAAAGTTCGTCAAGGGACTGGCCGAGGAGATATACCTTCAGTCCACCGGACAGATCGCCCAGAAATGGGCCATCTTCCTGCGGGAAATGGCCAAGCCGAGCAAGAACCTCGACATCATCGTCCAGCACCAGGTCCAGCCGCGCGCCAACGAGCTGCGCGACATCCTTTCCGAACTCCTCGGACCGGACACCCCGGACCGGACCCTGGCCTATTGCAGCTCCAACATCTGGGCCTTGATGCTCGACCATCTGCTGACCAGGCCCATCCTGGACCGCCTCACCCCGCACCGCCCCAGCCTGGAGGTCAACGTGGACGACTTCGTGGATCACGTGGTCTCCTTCTCTCTGGGCGGCATCATGGCGGTGAAGAAGTAA
- the moaA gene encoding GTP 3',8-cyclase MoaA has protein sequence MHKTLEDIHGRAVSYMRISVTDRCNLRCTYCAGEGMEFIPHPDILRYEEIMELMSMARNLGVHKVRFTGGEPFVRKGFGDFMIEAAGRFKDLDLCVTTNATLIGPDVERLAAAGIRRVNISLDTMNRDKFKTITGRDHYDTVRENIDRCLEAGMRLKINAVAMHGVNDDELPAFVEFARTHPVDFRFIEFMPVGLETGWEDQRVWTADEILSEANKLAVLTPVTAAGERRHGPARMYDIKDGLGRIGLISPYTNHFCSTCNRLRITSDGNLRTCLFSDKVYRLRPALRHPRLGMEHVERIIRLAGHSKPIGNELLKKMRASDHGVCKTRMASIGG, from the coding sequence ATGCACAAGACCCTTGAGGACATCCACGGCCGCGCCGTCTCCTACATGCGCATCAGCGTGACGGACCGCTGCAACCTGCGGTGCACCTATTGCGCCGGGGAGGGCATGGAGTTCATCCCCCACCCGGACATCCTGCGCTACGAGGAGATCATGGAGCTGATGTCCATGGCCCGCAACCTCGGCGTGCACAAGGTCCGCTTCACCGGCGGGGAGCCGTTCGTGCGCAAGGGGTTCGGCGACTTCATGATCGAAGCCGCCGGGCGGTTCAAGGACCTGGACCTGTGCGTGACCACCAATGCCACCCTCATCGGCCCGGATGTGGAACGGCTGGCCGCCGCGGGCATCCGCCGGGTGAACATCTCCCTGGACACCATGAACCGGGACAAGTTCAAGACCATCACCGGCCGCGACCACTACGACACGGTCCGCGAGAACATCGACCGCTGCCTGGAAGCGGGCATGCGGCTCAAGATCAACGCCGTGGCCATGCACGGGGTCAACGACGACGAACTGCCCGCCTTTGTGGAGTTCGCCCGTACCCACCCCGTGGACTTCCGGTTCATCGAGTTCATGCCCGTGGGGCTGGAGACCGGCTGGGAGGACCAGCGGGTCTGGACCGCGGACGAGATTCTGTCCGAGGCGAACAAGCTGGCCGTGCTGACCCCGGTGACCGCTGCGGGCGAGCGCCGCCACGGCCCGGCCCGGATGTACGACATCAAGGACGGCCTGGGCCGCATCGGGCTGATTTCCCCCTACACCAATCACTTCTGCTCCACCTGCAACCGGCTGCGCATCACCTCGGACGGCAACCTGCGGACCTGCCTGTTCTCGGACAAGGTCTATCGGCTGCGCCCGGCCCTGCGCCACCCGCGCCTGGGCATGGAGCACGTGGAGCGGATCATCCGCCTCGCCGGGCACTCCAAGCCCATCGGCAACGAATTGCTCAAGAAGATGCGCGCCAGCGACCACGGCGTGTGCAAGACGCGCATGGCCTCCATCGGCGGCTAG
- the ispH gene encoding 4-hydroxy-3-methylbut-2-enyl diphosphate reductase, with product MEVVLAETAGFCMGVDLALRRLDKLILSAEGCPIYILGPIIHNPQVLKRYAEKGVVMATDPSEVPAGAFVVIRAHGITRQVEEALRARRVKIKDATCPRVKKAQLLIGRHADDGSELLLYGEADHPEVAGLVSYARNGYFVFDSEEALAAHGLVPGKRYVLAAQTTQDRVHFERIAAGLKERGDLDVTVLETICDATKLRQAEAKELARKVDFMVVVGGYNSGNTRRLAQVVSDQGTPCRHVETVDDLPLEDLAGYARIGVTAGASTPRSLIEKVLDGLAAL from the coding sequence GTGGAAGTCGTACTCGCCGAAACCGCTGGATTCTGCATGGGGGTGGACCTGGCCCTCAGGCGGCTGGACAAGCTGATCCTGAGCGCCGAGGGATGCCCCATCTACATCCTCGGTCCCATCATTCACAACCCGCAGGTGCTCAAGCGGTACGCGGAAAAGGGCGTGGTCATGGCGACCGATCCGTCCGAGGTCCCGGCCGGGGCCTTCGTGGTCATCCGCGCCCACGGCATCACCCGCCAGGTGGAGGAAGCGCTGCGCGCCCGCCGGGTGAAGATCAAGGACGCCACCTGCCCCCGGGTGAAGAAGGCGCAGCTGCTCATCGGGCGGCACGCCGACGACGGCAGCGAGCTGCTGCTGTACGGCGAGGCGGACCACCCGGAAGTGGCCGGGCTGGTGAGCTACGCCCGCAACGGGTATTTCGTGTTCGACTCCGAGGAGGCGCTGGCCGCGCACGGGCTGGTGCCCGGCAAGCGGTACGTGCTGGCCGCGCAGACCACCCAGGACCGGGTGCACTTCGAGCGCATCGCCGCCGGGCTCAAGGAGCGCGGCGACCTGGACGTGACCGTGCTGGAGACCATCTGCGACGCCACCAAGCTGCGCCAGGCCGAGGCCAAGGAGCTGGCCCGGAAAGTGGATTTCATGGTCGTGGTCGGCGGCTACAACAGCGGCAACACCCGCAGGCTGGCCCAGGTCGTCTCGGACCAGGGCACCCCGTGCCGTCATGTGGAGACCGTGGACGACCTTCCGCTGGAGGATCTGGCCGGATACGCCCGCATCGGGGTCACGGCCGGGGCGTCCACGCCGAGGTCGCTCATCGAGAAGGTCCTGGACGGCTTGGCCGCCCTCTGA